The sequence below is a genomic window from Chloroflexota bacterium.
GGCTCATGTACTCGAGGTCTTTCAGCCGGGGGGCGGGGATCAGCGTCTCGGTCACATCAATGCCGATGGCGCGGAGATCGCTGGCGACGAGGTTCATCTGCGGCTCGTTGTCGCCAGCTCTCGGCGTGCGGATCTCGAAGCTGAGGGGCTGGCCATCCGGGCCAACCACGGCGCCGTTCGGTGAGCGCGTCCAGCCCGCGTCTCCCAGCAGGGCGAGGGCGCGGCTCCGGTCGTAGGACAATGGAGGAGCGAGCTGACGAACCCGCTCGTAGTACTGGTTCTCGGGGATGAGGAGGTTGAGCGCGGCCGGGAGCATCCCCATTGACACGCCGCCGGCGATGGTGTCGCGATCCAGCGCGTGGACGACGGCCTGGCGGACGCGCTTGTCGAGAAGCGCAGGCTGGCCGGAGCGGGCTGGGTCGAGCTGAAAGCGAGCGAACCGGGTGCTGGTGGGGAATGTGAGCACGCGACCGTCGCCGGTCCGGTCCCAGGTCTCGCGAACGATCGCGCCGGCAGAAGGGGGAAGCGTGATGCCAACCGTCGCATCGATCGATCCGCTCAAGAGATTGGCGACGACCGTGTTGGGATCGGAGATCACGTGGAAGGTGATCTCATCGATACTGGGCTTCCCGAGATAGTAGCGATCGAAGGCGCGAAAGATGAGCTGGACACCCTGCTCCCATTGGGTGAGTTGATAGGGCCCGTTTCCGACGTAAGCGGGACCAGTCCAGAACGGGCTGCTCTGAAAGACGGCGCGGTCTCGTTCGTAAGATTCCGCGAGGAGGTGCTCGGGCAGGGGTTCGAGCTGACCCGGCCCCAGGCGATCGGCCTGGGCGTACGGTCTGCTCCAGGCCACCACGAACGCGCGATCGTCCAGGATATCGATATGGTCGATGAGCTGCTCGGGCTCGCGCGTGACGACCGAGATCTCGGGGTCCTGGTAGACGCGCAGGGCGAAGGCGAAATCGGCAGCCGTCACGGGGGAGCCGTCGTGCCAAAGGGCCCCGGACCGGATCGTCCAGGTCGTCCGCATCGTGCCGTCCGGGTCGATGCGCCACGTGCCGTCGTCCTGGGACACGAGGCCCTGCGCGAGGCGGGGGAGGACGGCATCGTGCGCATCGAGAAGGGTGAGCGGGCTGTTGGTCATGAAGTGGTACTCGGCCGCGTAGGACGTGGCGATGGTGTCGAGCTTGGTCGCGAGGCCGCCCGTTTCCTGGGCGATGGCCACGGCGAGGCGCGAGGGCTGACCCGGGGCTCGGTCGCCGCCGGCGCTCGCGGCGTCGCCGCTGGAGGCGGAGCGAGGACCGCTCGCCGGGCTCCCGCACGCGACTGCGAGGAGGACCATGAGGAGAACCGTGACCCTGGACACGCGGCCTCCGGACGGGGCATCGGCGGCGCCAACCGCCGCTGGGCTGCGGAACTATAATCCGGCGTCGGAGGTGACGGCATGAACTCGCGGCCATGGGATCGATTTCTCACCGAGAACGACAAGGCGCATCTGGCGGCATCAAAGCACGTGCCGATTGGCTTCGGCGAACGGCCGGTTCTGCTGCTCATCGACATCTACCGCGGCGTGATGGGCGACGAGCCACAGGAGTTGATGGAAGGGATCAAGACCTGGCCCGGCCATACGGGAATGGCGGGCTGGAACGCGATCCCGCACGTTCAGCGGCTTCTCGCCGCGGCGCGCGAGGCGGGGATCCCGGTGATCCACGCGACTGGCAATCCGGGCATTCCCCACTGGTCGGATAGACGGGAGGCGCTGAGGGGCCGGCCGACCGATCCGGCGGCGGTTGCGCGCCAGCGGCGGCGCTTCGACATCATCGACGAGGTGGCCCCGATCGACGGCGAGATCGTGATCCGGAAGTCCTCGCCCAGCGCATTCTTTGGGACGATCCTGGCCGCGCACCTCAACTACGTTGGCGCGGACACGGTGATCGTCGGGGGCGAGAGCACGAGCGGGTGCGTGCGCGCCTCGGTGGTCGACGGGTGC
It includes:
- a CDS encoding isochorismatase family protein is translated as MNSRPWDRFLTENDKAHLAASKHVPIGFGERPVLLLIDIYRGVMGDEPQELMEGIKTWPGHTGMAGWNAIPHVQRLLAAAREAGIPVIHATGNPGIPHWSDRREALRGRPTDPAAVARQRRRFDIIDEVAPIDGEIVIRKSSPSAFFGTILAAHLNYVGADTVIVGGESTSGCVRASVVDGCTYRFRMAVVEECVWDRHEACHAINLFDMNQKYADVVSVDETVDWLRSWRARQGSAEAELALAGSR
- a CDS encoding ABC transporter substrate-binding protein codes for the protein MSRVTVLLMVLLAVACGSPASGPRSASSGDAASAGGDRAPGQPSRLAVAIAQETGGLATKLDTIATSYAAEYHFMTNSPLTLLDAHDAVLPRLAQGLVSQDDGTWRIDPDGTMRTTWTIRSGALWHDGSPVTAADFAFALRVYQDPEISVVTREPEQLIDHIDILDDRAFVVAWSRPYAQADRLGPGQLEPLPEHLLAESYERDRAVFQSSPFWTGPAYVGNGPYQLTQWEQGVQLIFRAFDRYYLGKPSIDEITFHVISDPNTVVANLLSGSIDATVGITLPPSAGAIVRETWDRTGDGRVLTFPTSTRFARFQLDPARSGQPALLDKRVRQAVVHALDRDTIAGGVSMGMLPAALNLLIPENQYYERVRQLAPPLSYDRSRALALLGDAGWTRSPNGAVVGPDGQPLSFEIRTPRAGDNEPQMNLVASDLRAIGIDVTETLIPAPRLKDLEYMS